The proteins below come from a single Alligator mississippiensis isolate rAllMis1 chromosome 2, rAllMis1, whole genome shotgun sequence genomic window:
- the PHRF1 gene encoding PHD and RING finger domain-containing protein 1 isoform X2 produces the protein MSSLLDETIDAVVAGLNTAVYQRPLTPRGPTKQKRKTGRRKKVGGKKRTQTKSSGGKKSSGTRVKRRKHRMKRRKGRKIRVKNEVTARSRIARALGLGKPVRGASIPSVYKPTEPSLGFMRADIGAASLSVFGDPYELDSYDSNEEIPANPVSPVSAKRRVLSQSALRSHRPVARPISVGLSRSSVPALGPDPEAEAEAAPVPDLLGSILSGQSLLMMSSSDVVINRDGSLTAKKAAPPLQGNSVSDSRVETESGENLQPSMLHSGTTASSSSAESSIPLELNPHTRPTSFSLFSSSSSSRFEPAANPVQTASQRAAVRLGFPMTPRSVQTHNMAKLNRYGSKTDGMSRLNGDSKRLVPCCSSISSKPFSGNSNLGSKNVVARQLLKPPSKRIDISELPRIPKIKKEASSGHLEPEPTANPNCDIPNSCITQLTGKGSTNQPGRGNKVESHKSNVKESQQTYTGGSSFSTSRGVYSSSALSGTSRGKSASSSFESFKINIPGNAGHPGRLSSPGFCNTFRPVDDKVQQKENPSPLFSIKKTKQIKSEIYDPFDPTGSDSSSANSSPERLSPGMPLTNITRTISVECPEVQTFQTVRRFTPYTMENIFGSGTESDVLSSNAESHDDMTVEGRIVEQISDAEEQEKMDEEDSLSSPCTSSALKQTSNLGHLKEESREGPSVFFDAEDLVRPTVKLEPGSPLCNEGQQKISRREQVERVSHSRSRSRSNSSSRSRKKLKKKKALLKEHKKSRSRSRSRTHSRERSSRSASWSAEEDCSKMHKLKSKSKRSSSDRSSSRERLKKKKAKDKTKDKKAKASWSKDRKKSRSQSRSPGSSSEIYESRKKKRRSGSRSRERKRSRSNSIERTKRRKHRRDKSYERYDKRDGTSRSRERKRSRSRSRERRKWRSRSRSASRSREHKSTKSKERLPRSRSRSKERKHRPKEMSPLSPPEKDHRSSDENVVRCVEYSHSLKQEPKEPVVEEPSLNIPPDCKPKEEIPAEPAVQQRDFQEKVEMDPVHKEFENEVALPPLQNTSSGVALDNVDSSVKTEIVDSNDSAVVSSHNSVNLEEIIAKIEETMECPVLMEPPLEKEMVGQDETAAPAQSLSENKIVVCVEEVKDECPVLDEKASEVNKPELEPVPQGTVLKSKAPVKRVTWNLQQEESDVLAAEKTPRVPFYKLQRAKEGAWKAEDLNQTLNQVYSQNIPLTPPLPSSLPPYAPVSQPTVQFIMQGSLPLLGSVAGQNLTPEPGSLVTASEPGIQAASVGNAEEKIKALKPPVEKTKNEEYMKKLHMQERAVEEVKLAIKPFYQKREITKEEYKDILRKAVQKICHSKSGEINPMKVANLVKAYVEKYKHMRKHKKTDIEETREMEK, from the exons ATGTCTTCTCTCCTTGATGAAACGATCGATGCAGTTGTAGCTGGGTTAAACACAGCGGTATACCAGCGACCTCTGACACCACGGGGCCCAACCAAACAGAAAAGGAAGACAG GTAGAAGGAAGAAAGTAGGCGGCAAGAAAAGAACACAGACAAAATCTTCTGGTGGAAAAAAGAGTTCAGGAACACGTGTCAAAAGACGCAAGCATCGAATGAAgaggagaaaggggaggaagaTAAGA GTGAAAAATGAAGTTACTGCTCGATCCCGAATTGCAAGAGCTCTTGGTCTTGGTAAACCTGTGCGTGGAGCTTCAATCCCCTCTGTGTACAAACCTACAGAACCTTCACTTGGCTTTATGAGAGCAGATATTGGCGCAGCTTCTCTGTCTGTGTTTGGAGATCCTTATGAACTGGATTCATATGACAG TAATGAAGAGATTCCAGCAAACCCAGTTTCACCTGTGAGCGCCAAAAGGAGAGTTCTTTCTCAGTCGGCATTAAGGTCTCATCGGCCAGTTGCTAGACCCATTTCTGTAGGACTTTCCAG GAGCAGCGTTCCTGCCTTGGGCCCTGATCCAGAAGCCGAAGCAgaagcagcccctgtccctgACCTGTTAGGAAGTATATtgtctggccagagcctcctcATGATGAGTAGTTCTGATGTGGTCATCAACAGAGATGGCTCACTAACAGCAAAGAAGGCAG CTCCACCATTACAGGGAAACTCAGTGAGTGACTCAAGAGTGGAAACTGAATCAGGGGAAAATCTCCAACCAAGTATGTTGCACTCAGGGACCACAGCAAGCAGCTCCAGTGCAGAATCTTCAATTCCATTGGAGCTTAATCCTCACACCAGACCCACTTCATTCAGTTTATTTTCATCCTCCTCTTCAAGCAGATTTGAGCCAGCAGCAAACCCTGTGCAGACTGCATCACAAAGGGCAGCTGTTAGATTAGGCTTTCCAATGACCCCCCGGTCAGTTCAGACTCACAACATGGCAAAATTGAACAGATACGGTTCAAAAACAGATGGCATGTCTAGACTTAATGGGGACTCAAAACGTTTGGTGCCCTGTTGCTCCTCCATATCTTCTAAGCCCTTTAGCGGTAACTCTAATTTGGGTTCCAAGAATGTAGTTGCAAGGCAACTGTTAAAACCACCTTCCAAGAGAATTGATATCTCTGAGCTTCCCAGGATACCAAAGATTAAAAAGGAAGCTAGCAGTGGACATTTGGAACCAGAACCTACAGCAAACCCAAACTGTGACATCCCTAACTCCTGTATAACCCAGTTGACTGGCAAAGGGAGCACTAATCAGCCAGGAAGAGGTAACAAGGTAGAAAGCCACAAGTCAAATGTCAAGGAATCTCAACAGACATATACAGGGGGAAGCTCTTTTTCCACAAGTAGAGGTGTCTATAGTAGCTCAGCACTGTCTGGGACATCAAGGGGGAAAAGCGCAAGCTCTTCTTTTGAGAGCTTCAAGATTAATATCCCTGGAAACGCAGGGCATCCTGGCAGGCTGTCCAGTCCTGGATTTTGTAACACTTTCCGCCCTGTCGATGACAAAGTGCAGCAGAAAGAGAACCCATCACCtctcttttcaattaaaaaaacaaagcagatcaaaagtgaaaTATATGATCCCTTTGATCCAACAGGCTCAGATTCAAGCTCAGCTAACAGCAGTCCTGAACGTCTTAGCCCAGGGATGCCACTAACTAACATCACCAGGACCATTTCAGTAGAATGTCCTGAAGTTCAGACATTTCAAACTGTGCGTCGTTTTACCCCTTACACCATGGAAAATATATTTGGGTCTGGTACTGAGTCTGATGTACTGTCAAGTAACGCAGAGTCACATGATGATATGACAGTAGAGGGCAGGATTGTGGAACAGATCTCTGATGCTGAAGAACAAGAGAAAATGGATGAGGAGGATTCTCTAAGCAGCCCCTGTACTTCATCAGCACTCAAGCAAACTTCTAACTTGGGGCATTTAAAAGAAGAGAGTAGAGAAGGTCCAAGTGTGTTCTTTGATGCAGAAGACCTAGTTAGACCTACTGTaaagctggagccaggcagccccTTGTGTAATGAAGGGCAGCAAAAAATCAGTAGAAGAGAACAAGTGGAGAGAGTGTCACATTCTCGATCTCGCTCCCGGTCCAACTCTAGCTCTCGAAGCCggaagaaattgaaaaaaaagaaggcactgCTCAAAGAACACAAGAAATCCCGGTCACGGTCCCGATCGAGAACACACTCCAGGGAAAGAAGCTCCAGGTCTGCGTCCTGGTCTGCTGAGGAGGACTGCAGCAAAATGCATAAGTTAAAATCCAAGAGCAAGAGATCATCTAGTGACCGTTCCAGCAGCCGTGAGCGGTTGAAAAAGAAGAAGgcaaaagataaaacaaaagacaaaaaagcaaaagcatcctggtccaaggacagaaagAAATCCAGGTCACAATCGAGGAGTCCTGGCAGTTCTTCTGAGATTTATgagagcaggaagaagaaaaggcGCTCTGGCTCTCGATCAAGAGAAAGAAAACGTTCCCGATCCAATAGCATTGAGAGGACAAAGAGACGGAAACACAGGCGAGACAAAAGCTACGAGAGATATGATAAAAGAGATGGCACCTCAAGgtcaagagaaaggaaaagatcaAGGTCCCGGTCCCGGGAGAGGAGGAAATGGAGGTCTAGATCACGGTCTGCATCACGGTCCAGGGAGCACAAAAGCACCAAATCTAAGGAAAGACTACCACGGTCTAGATCACGTTCCAAGGAAAGAAAGCACAGGCCAAAAGAAATGTCGCCACTTTCACCTCCAGAGAAGGATCACAGGTCTTCAGATGAAAATGTAGTACGGTGTGTGGAATATTCTCATTCCTTGAAGCAAGAGCCAAAAGAGCCTGTAGTAGAAGAGCCCTCCTTAAATATCCCACCAGACTGCAAACCCAAGGAGGAGATTCCTGCTGAGCCTGCAGTTCAACAGAGAGATTTCCAAGAAAAAGTGGAAATGGACCCGGTCCATAAGGAATTTGAAAATGAAGTTGCACTCCCTCCGCTGCAGAACACAAGCTCTGGTGTTGCTCTTGATAATGTGGATTCTTCTGTCAAGACAGAGATTGTGGATAGTAATGATTCAGCTGTGGTTAGTAGCCACAACAGTGTAAACCTGGAGGAGATTATAGCTAAAATAGAAGAAACCATGGAGTGTCCAGTTCTAATGGAACCTCCTCTAGAGAAGGAGATGGTCGGACAGGATGAAACTGCAGCACCAGCCCAAAGCTTATCTGAAAACAAAATTGTAGTGTGCGTGGAAGAGGTGAAAGATGAGTGTCCTGTGTTGGATGAAAAAGCTAGTGAGGTAAATAAGCCTGAGCTGGAACCTGTTCCCCAGGGAACTGTGTTGAAATCTAAAGCACCAGTGAAACGGGTCACATGGAATTTACAACAGGAAGAAAGTGATGTGTTGGCTGCAGAGAAAACACCAC GGGTGCCGTTTTACAAACTACAGAGAGCAAAAGAAGGGGCCTGGAAAGCAGAGGACTTGAACCAAACATTAAATCAG GTGTACAGTCAAAACATACCTTTAACTCCACCTCTGCCTTCAAGTCTTCCACCCTACGCACCCGTCAGTCAGCCCACGGTTCAGTTTATAATGCAAGGCAGTCTTCCTCTTCTTGGATCTGTGGCAGGACAGAATTTGACTCCAGAGCCAGGCAGCCTAGTGACTGCTTCCGAGCCAGGAATTCAAGCCGCCTCGGTTGGAAATGCAGAAGAGAAAATTAAAGCACTTAAGCCTCCGGTggagaaaacaaaaaatgaagaa TATATGAAGAAATTACATATGCAGGAGAGGGCTGTGGAAGAAGTGAAACTTGCCATTAAGCCCTTTTACCAGAAGAGGGAGattaccaaggaggagtacaagGATATTCTCCGAAAAGCAGTCCAGAAG ATTTGTCATAGCAAAAGTGGAGAAATCAATCCCATGAAAGTGGCCAATCTGGTAAAGGCATATGTTGAGAAATATAAACATATGAGGAAACACAAAAAGACTGACATTGAAGAGACGCGTGAAatggagaaatga